The following are encoded in a window of Rhizobium sp. 11515TR genomic DNA:
- a CDS encoding invasion associated locus B family protein — MMFKTDNKMRAGLSALALMIGAAMPAAAFAQDASNAAPADGGGDPNQPRLGWYKTCTKQDDADICIVQNLIMANNGQLVTAVGLISVDGKVNRKILQISVPTARLIPPGITMQVDGGKGQKLDYAVCLPDKCTAEVPVTDAMIASLKKGTDVTFTSVNFRRAPNPIKISLTGFGAAYDGPAISDSKLAESQKSLQDSMQKKAEEARKKLEDAQKAAKQQ; from the coding sequence ATGATGTTCAAGACTGACAACAAAATGCGGGCAGGTCTCTCTGCTCTGGCTCTCATGATTGGCGCGGCGATGCCGGCTGCCGCTTTCGCGCAGGATGCGTCCAACGCAGCTCCCGCCGATGGCGGTGGTGATCCCAATCAGCCGCGTCTGGGCTGGTATAAGACCTGCACCAAGCAGGACGATGCTGACATCTGCATCGTGCAGAATCTGATCATGGCAAACAACGGTCAGCTCGTGACGGCTGTCGGCCTCATCTCCGTCGATGGCAAGGTCAACCGCAAGATCCTGCAGATCTCGGTTCCGACCGCCCGCCTGATCCCGCCCGGCATCACCATGCAGGTCGATGGCGGCAAGGGCCAGAAGCTCGACTACGCCGTCTGCCTTCCGGACAAGTGCACCGCGGAAGTGCCGGTGACGGACGCGATGATCGCTTCGCTGAAGAAGGGCACGGACGTCACCTTCACCTCGGTGAACTTCCGCCGCGCTCCGAACCCGATCAAGATCTCGCTGACCGGCTTCGGCGCCGCTTATGACGGCCCGGCGATCTCCGATTCGAAGCTCGCTGAAAGCCAGAAGAGCCTGCAGGACAGCATGCAGAAGAAGGCCGAGGAAGCACGCAAGAAGCTCGAAGACGCACAGAAGGCTGCCAAGCAGCAGTAA
- the hspQ gene encoding heat shock protein HspQ, with protein sequence MKQRNAKFNIGDVVRHRMFPFRGVIFDVDPEFANTEEWWNSIPAEVRPDKDQPFYHLLAENDETEYVAYVSEQNLINDESGVPLRNPQVAQIFDQAPTGQLKPKMSFAH encoded by the coding sequence ATGAAACAACGAAACGCAAAATTCAATATTGGCGACGTGGTTCGACACCGGATGTTCCCCTTCCGTGGTGTCATCTTCGATGTCGATCCGGAATTCGCAAATACAGAGGAATGGTGGAATTCCATCCCCGCAGAAGTGCGTCCCGATAAGGATCAGCCCTTCTATCACCTTCTCGCCGAAAACGACGAGACGGAATATGTCGCATACGTGTCGGAACAGAACCTCATCAACGATGAGAGCGGCGTTCCCCTGCGCAATCCGCAGGTCGCTCAGATCTTCGATCAAGCCCCGACGGGGCAGCTCAAGCCCAAAATGAGCTTCGCCCATTAA
- the glnA gene encoding type I glutamate--ammonia ligase, protein MATASEILKQIKDNDVKFVDLRFTDPKGKLQHLTMDVICVDEDMFADGVMFDGSSIAGWKAINESDMVLMPDPETVHMDPFFAQSTMVILCDILDPVSGEAYNRDPRGTAKKAEAYLKASGIGDTAFFGPEAEFFVFDDVKYKADPYNTGFKLDSSELPSNDDTDYETGNLGHRPRVKGGYFPVPPIDSCQDMRSEMLTVLTEMGVVVEKHHHEVAAAQHELGIKFDTLVRNADKMQIYKYVVHQVANAYGKTATFMPKPIFGDNGSGMHVHQSIWKGGKPTFAGDEYAGLSESCLYYIGGIIKHAKAINAFTNPSTNSYKRLVPGYEAPVLLAYSARNRSASCRIPFGSNPKAKRVEVRFPDPTANPYLGFAAMLMAGLDGIKNKIHPGKAMDKDLYDLPPKELKKIPTVCGSLREALESLDKDRKFLTAGGVFDDDQIDAFIELKMQEVMRFEMTPHPVEYDMYYSV, encoded by the coding sequence ATGGCGACCGCAAGCGAAATTTTAAAACAAATCAAGGATAACGACGTCAAGTTCGTCGACCTGCGCTTTACGGATCCGAAGGGCAAGCTACAGCATCTGACCATGGACGTGATCTGTGTCGACGAAGACATGTTCGCCGATGGCGTCATGTTCGACGGCTCCTCGATTGCCGGCTGGAAGGCCATCAACGAATCCGACATGGTGCTGATGCCCGATCCGGAAACGGTCCATATGGATCCGTTCTTTGCGCAGTCCACCATGGTGATCCTCTGCGACATCCTCGACCCGGTCTCCGGCGAAGCCTATAACCGCGACCCGCGCGGCACCGCCAAGAAGGCGGAAGCCTATCTCAAGGCCTCCGGCATCGGTGATACCGCCTTCTTCGGCCCGGAAGCCGAATTCTTCGTTTTCGACGACGTCAAGTACAAGGCTGACCCGTACAATACGGGCTTCAAGCTCGACTCCAGTGAACTGCCGTCCAACGACGACACCGACTACGAGACGGGCAACCTCGGCCACCGTCCGCGCGTCAAAGGCGGCTACTTCCCGGTGCCGCCAATCGACAGCTGCCAGGACATGCGCTCCGAGATGCTGACGGTTCTCACCGAAATGGGCGTCGTCGTCGAAAAGCATCACCACGAAGTCGCAGCCGCACAGCACGAGCTCGGCATCAAGTTCGACACGCTGGTGCGCAACGCCGACAAGATGCAGATCTACAAATATGTCGTGCATCAGGTCGCCAATGCCTACGGCAAGACGGCAACCTTCATGCCGAAGCCGATCTTCGGCGACAACGGCTCGGGCATGCACGTTCACCAGTCGATTTGGAAGGGCGGCAAGCCGACCTTCGCCGGCGACGAATATGCAGGCCTGTCCGAAAGCTGCCTCTATTACATCGGCGGCATCATCAAGCATGCCAAGGCGATCAATGCCTTCACCAACCCGTCGACGAACTCCTACAAGCGTCTCGTCCCGGGCTATGAAGCTCCGGTTCTGCTTGCCTATTCGGCTCGCAACCGTTCCGCCTCCTGCCGCATTCCGTTCGGCTCGAACCCGAAGGCAAAGCGCGTCGAAGTCCGCTTCCCTGACCCGACCGCCAACCCCTATCTGGGCTTCGCAGCCATGCTGATGGCCGGCCTCGACGGCATCAAGAACAAGATCCATCCCGGCAAGGCCATGGATAAGGATCTCTACGATCTGCCACCGAAGGAGCTGAAGAAGATCCCGACGGTGTGCGGCTCGCTGCGCGAAGCGCTGGAAAGCCTGGACAAAGACCGCAAGTTCCTGACCGCTGGCGGCGTTTTCGACGACGACCAGATCGATGCCTTCATCGAACTGAAGATGCAGGAAGTCATGCGTTTCGAAATGACCCCGCATCCGGTCGAATACGACATGTACTACTCGGTCTGA
- a CDS encoding P-II family nitrogen regulator produces MKKIEAIIKPFKLDEVKEALQEVGLQGITVTEAKGFGRQKGHTELYRGAEYVVDFLPKVKVEVVLADENAEAVIEAIRKAAQTGRIGDGKIFVSNVEEVIRIRTGETGIDAI; encoded by the coding sequence ATGAAAAAGATCGAAGCGATCATTAAGCCCTTCAAGCTCGACGAAGTGAAGGAAGCCCTTCAGGAAGTCGGCCTGCAGGGTATCACCGTCACGGAAGCGAAGGGCTTCGGTCGTCAGAAGGGCCACACGGAACTTTACCGTGGCGCCGAATACGTCGTCGACTTCCTGCCGAAGGTGAAGGTCGAAGTTGTATTGGCGGACGAAAATGCGGAAGCGGTGATCGAAGCCATACGCAAGGCTGCGCAGACAGGCCGTATCGGCGACGGAAAGATTTTCGTTTCCAACGTGGAAGAAGTCATTCGAATCCGCACCGGCGAAACGGGCATCGACGCCATTTAA
- a CDS encoding NAD(P)H-hydrate dehydratase: MMMPLTDLLLTPDAMSAVDRAAAASGIDSYGLMEKAGQAVAAVALRHFPGAVRYAVLCGPGNNGGDGYVAARALKQAGADVRLFHLGDPQRLKGDATSAFADCPVEGKTIDDFIPLAGDVVIDAIFGAGLSRPVPDDVAAVIARVAAADIPVISVDLPSGLDGRSGQVLGAAFQAARTVTFMTRKPGHLLLPGRDLCGELEVFDIGIPDRIVRAHADRSLGENKPAQWQAAIPSVGVETHKYKRGHLIVFSGGPNATGAARMSAMAGLKVGAGLVTIASPPEALDVNASLLTAIMLHSIADEASLLEWLADKRLSTFILGPGFGAGEKARQFCLALANRHLVLDADGITSFRDEPQRLFDAFAEGPTRLVLTPHEGEFSRLFPDIAADETLNKVDKARAAATRAHAAIIYKGADTVIAAPDGRALINANAPPWLATAGSGDVLAGIVGGLMAQGAPAFEAAAAGVWLHGLAGQHAGKGLTAEDLVAAVKPL, from the coding sequence ATGATGATGCCGCTCACCGATCTGCTCCTCACCCCCGACGCCATGTCTGCCGTCGACCGCGCCGCAGCCGCATCCGGCATCGATTCCTACGGGCTTATGGAGAAGGCAGGGCAGGCGGTTGCTGCCGTCGCGCTCCGGCACTTTCCCGGAGCCGTTCGATATGCCGTTCTCTGTGGGCCGGGAAACAATGGCGGCGACGGCTATGTGGCAGCGCGCGCGCTGAAACAGGCCGGCGCCGACGTGCGGCTTTTCCATCTTGGCGATCCCCAGCGGCTCAAGGGCGATGCTACCAGTGCTTTTGCTGATTGCCCGGTCGAGGGCAAGACGATCGATGACTTTATTCCACTAGCGGGCGACGTCGTGATCGATGCGATCTTCGGCGCGGGCCTGTCGCGGCCGGTTCCGGATGACGTGGCCGCGGTTATCGCTCGCGTCGCGGCTGCTGATATTCCCGTGATTTCAGTCGATCTTCCGTCGGGTCTCGATGGCCGTAGCGGTCAGGTTCTCGGTGCAGCCTTCCAGGCCGCGCGCACGGTGACCTTCATGACGCGCAAGCCGGGCCATCTTCTCTTGCCCGGTCGCGATCTGTGCGGCGAGCTGGAGGTCTTCGACATCGGCATTCCCGACCGTATCGTCCGCGCCCATGCCGACCGCTCGCTCGGCGAAAACAAGCCGGCGCAGTGGCAGGCGGCCATACCCTCGGTAGGCGTCGAGACGCACAAATACAAGCGCGGCCATCTCATCGTCTTCTCCGGCGGGCCGAACGCGACAGGTGCTGCGCGCATGTCGGCCATGGCCGGATTGAAGGTGGGGGCAGGGCTCGTCACCATCGCCTCGCCGCCGGAGGCGCTTGATGTCAATGCAAGCTTGCTGACGGCAATCATGCTGCATTCCATCGCGGATGAAGCCTCATTGCTCGAATGGCTTGCCGATAAACGCCTTTCGACCTTCATTCTTGGGCCTGGATTCGGCGCCGGCGAAAAGGCACGGCAATTCTGCCTCGCGCTCGCGAATCGCCACCTAGTGCTGGATGCCGACGGTATCACCTCGTTCCGCGACGAGCCGCAACGACTGTTCGATGCCTTTGCTGAAGGACCGACACGCTTGGTGCTGACACCCCACGAGGGGGAGTTCAGCCGGCTCTTTCCCGATATCGCCGCGGACGAAACATTGAACAAGGTCGATAAGGCGAGGGCGGCGGCAACCAGAGCCCATGCTGCCATCATCTACAAGGGTGCCGATACCGTGATCGCCGCTCCGGACGGCAGGGCACTGATCAACGCCAACGCGCCACCCTGGCTTGCTACCGCCGGCTCCGGCGACGTACTTGCCGGCATTGTCGGTGGCCTGATGGCGCAGGGGGCGCCGGCCTTCGAGGCAGCCGCCGCCGGCGTCTGGCTACATGGTCTTGCCGGTCAACATGCCGGCAAGGGGCTGACCGCCGAAGACCTCGTCGCAGCCGTCAAACCGCTATAG
- a CDS encoding DUF72 domain-containing protein, with the protein MTKAGEIRTGIGGWTFEPWRGTFYPDTLKQKDELNYASRQLKVIEVNGTYYSTQKPEVFAKWAADVPDGFIFSLKATRFVTNRRVLAEAGESMQKFLESGISELGDHLGPLLWQFAPTKKFDPDDFEAFLKLLPAKQDGLALRHVVEVRHDSFKVPEFVALLEKYNVAPVCAEHFEYPMIADVTADFVYARLQKGSDDIKTCYPPKDLKAWADRLKSWAAGKVPDDLPLIDAKRKVKAEPRDVFAFMIHEGKVNAPPGAIALQQEVAK; encoded by the coding sequence ATGACCAAAGCGGGCGAAATCCGCACAGGCATCGGCGGCTGGACCTTCGAACCCTGGCGCGGGACCTTCTATCCCGACACGCTGAAGCAGAAGGACGAGCTGAATTATGCCAGCCGCCAGCTGAAAGTGATCGAGGTCAACGGCACCTATTACAGCACGCAGAAGCCTGAAGTGTTTGCCAAATGGGCCGCCGATGTTCCCGACGGCTTTATTTTCTCCCTGAAGGCGACGCGTTTCGTCACCAACCGCCGCGTCCTTGCCGAAGCGGGCGAGTCAATGCAGAAGTTCCTGGAATCCGGCATCAGCGAGCTCGGCGATCACCTCGGCCCGCTGCTCTGGCAGTTCGCACCGACGAAGAAATTCGATCCGGATGATTTCGAGGCTTTCCTCAAGCTGCTGCCGGCGAAGCAGGATGGTCTTGCGCTGAGACACGTCGTCGAGGTCCGGCACGATTCCTTCAAGGTGCCGGAGTTCGTCGCGCTGCTCGAAAAATACAATGTCGCGCCCGTTTGCGCCGAGCATTTCGAGTATCCGATGATTGCGGATGTCACGGCCGACTTCGTCTATGCCCGCCTGCAGAAGGGATCGGACGATATCAAGACCTGCTATCCGCCGAAGGATCTGAAAGCCTGGGCGGATCGTTTGAAAAGCTGGGCCGCTGGCAAGGTACCGGACGATCTGCCGCTGATCGATGCAAAGCGTAAGGTCAAGGCCGAACCGCGCGATGTCTTCGCCTTCATGATCCATGAGGGCAAGGTAAATGCGCCGCCCGGTGCGATCGCTTTGCAGCAGGAAGTGGCGAAATAG